In Sphingobacterium sp. SRCM116780, the genomic stretch GCAGGCTATCATCCTGATGAAGTGGGGGAACTTCTTTCAACTTATCGTAAAAACTTTCCTGAGCCTTACTGGATCTGAAATAGCTTGCTGTTTTGAACTTTACTGCTGTTAATAAATAGCCCTTACAAGATTCTAATTTCCATTGATCTCTATTCGCCCAAAACCAAGTAAAAATATCCTGAATAATATCCCGAGTTATATCTAAATCACGTACAATATTATAAGCGTAACCAAAAAGTAAATCAAAATATCTAGCATACAATTCTTCAAAAGCAATGTAATTACCATCCTTTATCATCTGCAATAAGTTCTCTTCTCTACAAAAATGGTACTCGTTCATTAGTTTTTGGGACTCACTAAAATGGTTTGATCGCGAGAGCAATTATAACAAAAAAACACATTAGGTTAAAATATTTTTCAAGATTACAGGCTTATTGTTCAAAAAAAACTTAAATAACAGAGCTGACTATCAATAAATTAGGATTAGTTAGATTCAATTGACTTATTTTTCTTTTTAAGTAACCAAGGAATTATACATTTGACATCTAAAATGATTCTATATCATCGGGTTATAGTCATAATTCAAAAATTATAATTACTTTTTTACCTTCGATTATATTCGAATGCTTAGCTAGCATAAACAATAAAGTACTATATAATAAGACAATGAGCATGATTTAAAGGAATAAGTTTTATCTTACCCTAACAAACTTCAACGAAGTATTAACCTTTAAGTAAGATCTATAATGACCAGAATTTCGCTTATAAGAAGACGGTTTCTCAAGTCACTGAAATGTGGAACCGGGGAGGCATATCTAATCGCCAAAAAGAATCCTGAAATCGATTTTTCTGATGAAATTATTCAAGGTGCTCTGAATAATTACGCCTACCATGGACAAGTTGAAGGTGATAGAGCACAATATATTTATGATTTAATTGTAATCTCAAACCAAAAAGAAAAAATTCGAAAAGCGGTATTAAATGGTCTTGCAACAGAAACAGAAGATACTTGGAATTTGACTCATCTTTTTGCGATAACAAAACTATTTTCAGAACAAGATGATGTCGAAGCCAAGCAGGCAATATATAATCGATTTCTACAGAATCCAATAGCATCTAGTGATTGGGCAGGATATGACGAAATTCTTCAACTTGATGGATTTGATGGACTATTATTTATAGCTAAAAAATTTGGAAAACTCCTGGAACAAAATCCTGATGATTGGCAGGATGATAGCATCATTAGACAATTTCAAGAAGAAAATCCAAACATCAAAGTACAAGAAGACCTTCTAAAAGCTTCAAAAACTGACAAATATATTCGCATATATCTTGACTCCGTTAAAGAAAACCAAGAAATTAGAAAAAAATATAAACCTAAGACTATTCAATACCATAATATTGTCGATGAGGTAATAAATAGCAAGCCCTACATGACAGCTCGTCGAAGAAAAAAATTGACAAAAGAAGAAGTGAATGAGATTGCAAAACAGCTTACTATAGAAACAGACAATACAAAAATTGCAAAACTTTTGAATATTTTTATTTTTCATAAATTCCCTTACGACAGTACATTAATTTTGAAGTTTGCCCAACAAAAACAATCCTTTAATTATAAAATTGTTCAATATGCGACAGAAGCGCTCCAGCATTTAGAAAGTGACAACATCAGAACTTTTGCTTTAGAACAAATAAACAATTCAAAAAATCCAATTGATTACCTTCAGATTTTAATCTCCAATTATCGGGTCGGCGATCATAAAATGTTAACGGATATTGCCAAGAAGACAAGAAGTGGATTTAAGATTGAACAATTAGCTATAATTTTTTCAGACATTTTCAAAGCAAACAAAACGAAAGCGTGTAAAGAGCCTATTGAGGTCCTTTATAGTAAGATGAATTGTGCTATTCACAGAAAAGAGTTAATTGAAATTTTGATCGAAAACAGTGCATTGTCCAAAAAGATAATACAAGAGATTCAATTTGATTCTTATTTAGAAACCAGACAACTACACGAAGAGATCAAAAATAGTCTTCAATAAACAACTAGTTTAAGCGGTCTATTAGGAAAAATTCTTGCTAATTTATTCTGAAGCAGCTTTTCTAATAGGTAGAAGTATTTATCTTCAATAAAAAAAACAGACAAGTCTGTCTGTTTTAAAATATTTATTGTAATTTTGGATCATTATACATGATATTCATATAATGAGTAATCCAAAAGAACGTATTCTAACAATTGCATTATCTCTTTTTCATCAACAGGGATATAATAGAACAGGTATCAATCAGATCATTGCCGATGCAAAAGTAGCTAAAGCTAGTTTTTATCAGCACTTCAAATCGAAGGATGAGCTTTGTGTTGCCTACCTGAACCATAGACATATGTATTGGTTTTCTGAACTACATCTTTTTACTGAAAAGTTCCATTCAAGTAAGGAAAAGATTATAGCTTCTTTTGATTTCTTGATTCACATGAATGATCAAGAAGATTTCAGAGGCTGTAGTTTCTTAAATATTTTATCAGAGATCAGTAAAGATCAGCCAGAGATTCTGCATGAAATTCAAAGTCATAAAAAAGATTTGAGAATGTTTTTTCAACAACTTACCTCAAAAATTGAACTTTCAGAACAGGTCTATCTTTTATTCGAAGCTGCCTTAATTGAGAGTCAACTGTTTCGTTCGAATGAACTGATCGAACGTAGTAAATCCATTATCAATAAACTAATCAAAAATTAATCATGGAAAAAAGATATCCTCTTCCTCCTTTTACCGTTGAATCTGCTATGGAAAAAATTCAAAAAGCAGAAGATGCATGGAATACACAAAATCCAGAATTAGTTGCTCAGGCTTATACTGTGGATAGCGAATGGCGCAATAGAGATCTGTTTATCAACGGTCGATCAGCAATCATTTCTTTTCTGACAGATAAATGGAAAAAAGAACATAATTACAAATTAAAGAAATCCTATTGGGCACATACCGACAACCGCATCGCTGTACGGTTTGAATATGAGTATCAA encodes the following:
- a CDS encoding TetR/AcrR family transcriptional regulator, whose protein sequence is MSNPKERILTIALSLFHQQGYNRTGINQIIADAKVAKASFYQHFKSKDELCVAYLNHRHMYWFSELHLFTEKFHSSKEKIIASFDFLIHMNDQEDFRGCSFLNILSEISKDQPEILHEIQSHKKDLRMFFQQLTSKIELSEQVYLLFEAALIESQLFRSNELIERSKSIINKLIKN
- a CDS encoding RNA polymerase sigma-70 factor, coding for MNEYHFCREENLLQMIKDGNYIAFEELYARYFDLLFGYAYNIVRDLDITRDIIQDIFTWFWANRDQWKLESCKGYLLTAVKFKTASYFRSSKAQESFYDKLKEVPPLHQDDSLQLEVKQLQELIESLVDDLPSRCKEIFKLSRFSHRSNKEIAKELGISEKTVEAQITIALKKLRLTLGKYNYILFFLI
- a CDS encoding nuclear transport factor 2 family protein, which translates into the protein MEKRYPLPPFTVESAMEKIQKAEDAWNTQNPELVAQAYTVDSEWRNRDLFINGRSAIISFLTDKWKKEHNYKLKKSYWAHTDNRIAVRFEYEYQTSEGNWYRAYGNENWEFDENGYMTKRFASINDLHIQENERKL